In the Sarcophilus harrisii chromosome 3, mSarHar1.11, whole genome shotgun sequence genome, one interval contains:
- the HES2 gene encoding transcription factor HES-2, producing the protein MSPHGAEPEAGSAFQPKMGVPRRPGDAAELRKTLKPLMEKRRRARINESLSQLKGLILPLIGKDSSRYSKLEKADILEMTVRFLQELPTSHGPAAPTLADSYREGYRACLSRLTRVLPSCSLLDGEVCSRLLEHLHRSAAGQSLPPDSRSSPKDLRSDSPDRMRLVCSPRGSGGCPPGPPPSGLWRPW; encoded by the exons ATGTCTCCCCACGGCGCCGAGCCGGAAGCAGGGAGCGCCTTCCAGCCCAAGATGGGCGTCCCTCGCAGGCCAGGGGACGCCGCCGAACTGCGAAAG ACCCTGAAGCCTCTCATGGAGAAACGCCGACGGGCGCGCATCAACGAGAGCCTGAGCCAGCTCAAGGGTCTCATCTTACCCCTTATCGGCAAGGAT AGTTCCCGCTACTCGAAGCTGGAGAAAGCAGACATCCTAGAAATGACGGTGCGCTTCCTGCAGGAGCTGCCCACGTCCCACGGCCCCGCGGCTCCCA CCTTAGCAGACAGCTACAGAGAGGGCTATCGGGCCTGCCTCAGCCGCCTGACCCGGGTCCTGCCCTCCTGCAGCCTCCTGGACGGCGAGGTGTGCAGCCGACTCCTGGAGCATCTGCACCGGAGCGCCGCGGGCCAGTCCCTTCCCCCGGATTCCCGCAGCAGCCCTAAAGATCTGCGCTCCGACTCCCCAGATAGAATGCGGTTAGTCTGCTCTCCTCGGGGGTCCGGCGGCTGTCCTCCCGGCCCCCCACCTTCCGGACTCTGGCGCCCCTGGTAG